A region from the Lentisphaera profundi genome encodes:
- a CDS encoding PSD1 and planctomycete cytochrome C domain-containing protein produces the protein MKKLLLSSLIISTLSIHANDISFNKDVLPILSDKCYACHGPDAHDIKGKLQLHTFEHATTERHYTSKSGKKKILEPAIIPGKPEESIVWERISTDDEDDIMPPLKHHKPLNKKQKEIIRQWIAKGAEYEPHWAYTNIKNPASNIDQLVEEKLKQHQLNFNSEADKRTLIRRLSFDLRGLPASPQEVQVFLQDKSPDAWQKLIDKFLASPSYGEKMAIMWLDLVRYADTVGYHGDQIQHVEAYRDYVIKAFNDNKAFDQFTKEQLAGDLLPNPSQEQLVASAYNRLNMMSREGGAQELEYLAKYAQDRVATTSITWMGSTLACAECHDHKYDPFTAKDFYSFAAFFSDIQQVGVYNRNPSAPGGLSNNDPFPPYITLNQAEIDTVLRPVKRRITESKAIIKKHLEETQFNPPDTQKLDELFTIHASTQIDAAKITIPVKFEKATAQVAFEFPKSDKPLPKLKALRISKDGKAITFKNADASKSERGFNPRFLIQNNPRGWKADHKQMQVLVMTPHHPLEGDIQIDLEFEKAPGINLKISSYTGCFYDAKKLQAIRSGKTEDKKKTFVHFTNAEYRTHYDKVLQLEKRLNVTENEMRKICQITVPVNPRPIRILAKGNWQDNSGEIVTPAIPAFLGEINKEGPATRLDLAEWLTSKDNPLTSRTLANRLWKQFFGRGLAADVTDLGAQGQAPENPLLLDQLASELKENWDIKSLIKTIVSSRAYRQSSNIKDELKKQDPFNDLLARQNSRRLEAELLRDNLLEISSLLVHSQGGDAAKPYQPEGYYKDLNFPRRTYQADKNDQQYRRGVYMHRQRTYLHPMLKAFDAPSREQCVASRSVSNTPLQALNLLNDPSFVEAAKSFAQNTVNLFKNENMRLNWMFEKSTGRNPDALELSQLKNIIEEEIKYYSDKPKEASELLGAGLKVSDVKIDQKELAAWTSFARIMLNLHETITVY, from the coding sequence ATGAAAAAATTATTACTTAGTTCTCTTATTATTTCAACACTGTCTATTCATGCCAATGATATCAGCTTTAATAAAGATGTTTTACCCATTTTATCTGACAAATGCTATGCTTGTCACGGTCCCGATGCTCACGATATAAAAGGTAAACTACAGCTCCATACTTTTGAACATGCGACTACTGAACGTCACTACACAAGTAAAAGCGGAAAAAAGAAAATACTCGAACCCGCTATTATTCCTGGAAAACCTGAAGAAAGTATTGTCTGGGAACGTATTAGTACTGATGATGAAGACGATATCATGCCTCCTCTTAAGCACCATAAACCCTTAAATAAAAAACAAAAAGAAATTATTCGTCAATGGATTGCCAAGGGTGCCGAATATGAACCGCACTGGGCTTATACAAATATTAAAAATCCCGCTAGCAATATCGACCAACTCGTTGAAGAGAAGCTCAAGCAACACCAACTAAACTTCAATAGCGAAGCTGATAAAAGAACCTTGATCCGTCGCCTTAGTTTTGACCTTCGCGGATTGCCTGCTAGCCCGCAAGAAGTACAAGTTTTCCTCCAAGACAAATCACCTGATGCTTGGCAAAAACTTATAGATAAATTTTTAGCCTCTCCCTCCTATGGGGAAAAAATGGCTATCATGTGGTTGGATCTCGTTCGCTACGCGGACACCGTAGGATACCATGGTGACCAGATCCAACACGTAGAAGCTTACCGCGATTATGTAATCAAAGCCTTTAACGATAACAAAGCTTTTGATCAATTCACCAAAGAACAACTCGCTGGCGACCTCCTCCCGAATCCAAGCCAAGAACAATTAGTTGCTTCAGCTTACAATCGTCTCAATATGATGAGTCGCGAGGGCGGAGCACAAGAACTTGAGTATCTTGCAAAATACGCACAGGATCGCGTTGCAACGACTTCTATTACCTGGATGGGCAGCACCTTAGCCTGTGCCGAATGTCACGACCACAAATATGATCCATTTACTGCAAAAGACTTTTACTCATTTGCCGCTTTCTTTTCCGACATTCAACAAGTGGGTGTCTATAATAGGAATCCTTCTGCACCCGGTGGCTTAAGCAACAACGATCCCTTTCCACCTTATATCACACTTAATCAAGCCGAAATTGACACAGTTTTACGCCCCGTTAAAAGAAGGATTACTGAATCAAAAGCGATAATAAAAAAACATCTTGAGGAAACTCAATTTAATCCTCCCGACACACAAAAACTCGACGAGCTTTTCACGATTCATGCAAGTACACAAATTGATGCCGCCAAAATCACCATCCCAGTGAAATTTGAAAAAGCAACAGCTCAAGTTGCTTTTGAATTCCCAAAATCTGATAAGCCACTTCCAAAACTCAAAGCCTTAAGGATCAGCAAAGATGGTAAGGCAATCACTTTTAAAAATGCTGATGCTAGCAAATCCGAACGTGGTTTTAATCCACGCTTCCTCATTCAGAACAATCCTCGGGGATGGAAAGCTGATCACAAGCAGATGCAAGTTCTTGTCATGACTCCTCACCACCCACTTGAGGGTGATATTCAAATTGACTTAGAATTTGAAAAAGCTCCCGGAATTAATTTAAAGATCTCTTCATATACCGGCTGTTTCTACGATGCTAAAAAACTCCAGGCTATTCGCTCAGGTAAAACTGAGGACAAGAAAAAAACATTTGTTCACTTCACAAATGCAGAATACAGAACACATTATGACAAAGTTCTCCAGTTAGAAAAAAGACTCAACGTAACAGAAAATGAAATGCGTAAAATCTGTCAGATCACCGTTCCGGTTAACCCACGTCCTATACGTATTTTAGCTAAGGGTAATTGGCAAGATAATAGCGGGGAAATTGTTACACCTGCCATACCCGCTTTTCTTGGTGAAATTAACAAAGAAGGTCCTGCTACACGTCTTGACCTAGCAGAGTGGTTAACTTCGAAAGATAATCCTCTCACTTCTCGTACACTGGCTAATCGTTTATGGAAACAGTTCTTTGGTCGTGGACTTGCTGCAGATGTCACCGATCTCGGAGCTCAGGGACAAGCACCAGAAAATCCCCTATTACTTGATCAATTAGCGTCCGAACTCAAAGAAAACTGGGATATAAAATCATTAATAAAAACAATTGTCAGCTCACGTGCTTACCGCCAAAGTAGCAATATTAAGGATGAGCTAAAAAAACAGGATCCTTTTAATGACCTGCTCGCACGTCAAAACTCTCGTAGATTGGAAGCTGAATTATTACGTGATAACCTACTCGAAATATCATCATTACTCGTTCACAGCCAAGGTGGAGATGCTGCAAAACCTTACCAACCTGAAGGCTACTATAAGGATTTAAATTTCCCTAGAAGAACTTATCAAGCTGATAAAAATGACCAACAATATCGTCGAGGTGTTTATATGCATCGTCAACGTACTTACCTTCATCCCATGCTCAAAGCTTTTGATGCACCAAGTCGTGAACAATGCGTGGCCTCTCGTTCTGTCTCAAACACACCTTTACAGGCATTAAATTTACTCAACGATCCAAGCTTTGTAGAAGCGGCAAAAAGCTTTGCACAAAACACCGTAAATCTCTTCAAAAATGAAAACATGAGACTTAATTGGATGTTTGAAAAATCCACTGGTCGAAACCCTGATGCTCTTGAGCTATCACAGCTGAAAAATATCATCGAAGAGGAAATTAAATACTACTCTGACAAACCTAAAGAAGCATCCGAATTACTCGGAGCAGGTTTAAAAGTCAGCGATGTGAAAATTGATCAAAAAGAATTAGCGGCATGGACTTCGTTTGCCCGTATCATGCTTAACCTTCACGAAACCATCACGGTATATTAG
- a CDS encoding DUF1501 domain-containing protein, whose product MNRRTFFKTTGALGLSAGLPLSAHEAITPGFPNYNPKIKRVIHLCMAGGISQFESFENKPLLKEMDGKEIPASMTKGKQLAQLQGQKLKAFGGRFEFNKHGKSGLEISDKFPNIAKHADKLCIINSMHTDQINHDPAHTVFNTGTILPGRPSMGSWINYAVGSETNDLPGYVVLVSSGGGQGQPLSSRQWSNGFLPGKTQGVQFNSKGDAVHYVNSPKGVSLDHQSRIIANIAKLNQHLRTKRNDPAIETRIAQYELALKMQTSVPKLTDFSKESKATIDMYGCKPGDGSYASNCLMARKLAENGVRFIQLYHRGWDHHNNINGAFPNAAKLTDQATAALISDLDQRGMLEDTLIIFGGEFGRTPMAQGTGRDHHMSAFSHVVLGGGIKGGITYGKTDEFGYEVVEKPVHVRDMHATILHLLGIDHHRLSVKFQGLDSKLTGVHKAKVIKEILT is encoded by the coding sequence ATGAATAGAAGAACTTTTTTTAAAACAACAGGTGCTCTCGGTTTAAGTGCAGGCCTCCCTCTTAGTGCTCACGAAGCCATCACTCCAGGATTCCCGAATTATAATCCAAAAATAAAACGAGTTATACATCTCTGTATGGCAGGTGGTATTTCACAATTCGAAAGTTTTGAAAATAAACCTTTGCTCAAAGAAATGGATGGCAAGGAAATCCCTGCATCCATGACTAAAGGTAAACAACTAGCTCAACTTCAGGGGCAAAAACTAAAAGCTTTTGGTGGACGTTTTGAATTTAACAAACATGGAAAATCTGGACTAGAGATTAGTGACAAATTTCCAAACATAGCCAAGCATGCCGATAAACTTTGTATTATTAACTCAATGCATACTGATCAAATTAATCACGACCCCGCTCACACTGTTTTTAATACTGGGACTATTCTTCCTGGACGACCAAGTATGGGCTCTTGGATTAACTATGCTGTCGGTAGCGAAACTAATGATCTTCCTGGCTATGTGGTTCTTGTTTCTTCTGGTGGAGGTCAAGGACAGCCACTCTCTTCACGTCAGTGGAGCAATGGTTTCTTACCTGGAAAAACTCAAGGTGTTCAATTTAACTCAAAAGGAGATGCGGTTCACTACGTCAACTCACCGAAAGGAGTTAGTCTGGATCATCAATCGAGAATTATCGCGAATATCGCAAAACTCAATCAACATTTGCGAACGAAACGTAATGATCCAGCTATTGAGACCCGTATTGCTCAGTATGAACTCGCACTTAAGATGCAAACATCTGTGCCTAAACTTACCGACTTTTCAAAAGAGAGTAAAGCTACTATTGATATGTATGGTTGTAAGCCTGGAGATGGTTCCTATGCGTCTAACTGTTTAATGGCGCGAAAACTTGCTGAAAACGGCGTTCGCTTTATACAACTTTATCACCGTGGTTGGGACCACCATAATAATATAAATGGTGCTTTCCCAAATGCGGCAAAGCTAACTGATCAAGCCACGGCCGCACTAATTTCTGATCTTGATCAACGGGGAATGCTTGAAGATACTTTGATCATCTTTGGTGGCGAATTCGGTCGTACCCCAATGGCACAAGGAACGGGCCGAGATCATCACATGTCAGCTTTTTCTCATGTGGTACTCGGTGGAGGTATCAAGGGAGGTATTACTTATGGTAAAACTGATGAATTTGGATACGAAGTAGTTGAAAAACCAGTCCATGTCAGAGATATGCATGCAACTATTTTACACCTCTTGGGAATTGATCATCATCGACTATCAGTTAAATTCCAAGGTCTCGATAGTAAACTCACCGGTGTGCACAAAGCCAAAGTTATAAAGGAAATCCTTACTTAG
- a CDS encoding arylsulfatase: protein MFKKIILSSTLFISSFLLADERPNIVVILADDMGYTDIGCYGGEIETPNLNSLANEGLRFTQFYNTGRCCPTRASLLTGLYPHQAGIGHMMSDRGVDGYRGDLNKTSVTIAEVLKPAGYSTYMVGKWHVTPDQKSDKEDIQYNWPLNRGFDRFYGTIHGAGSFFDPNSLTRNNRYITPENDPEYQPDTYYYTDAISDNAVKYIKQHDQKKPFFMYVAYTAAHWPLHALPEDIAKYNDKYDQGYEPIRKARYEKANELGVIPHTEYTETLGNWNSIPDKQWESAQMEVYAAMVDRMDQGIGKIINTLKMTNQLDNTLILFMQDNGGCQEAYGRNPKGPRVERKLNSGPMARDEHQYDMTPKKSREGFPMRRGHVMPGPADTAIGYGLNWANVSNTPFRMYKHYVHEGGISTPLIAHWPKGITAKNELRHQPSHLIDIMSTCVEVAKADYPKEFNDENITPMEGMSLVPIFEGQGQRRPYLFWEHEGNRAVRIGDWKIVAKGRHGQENVPWELYNLANDRSEVHNLAKANPEKLESMIKSWTKQAERTLVTPWPKNPKQKKAKKKSQKKL from the coding sequence ATGTTTAAAAAAATCATTCTTAGTTCAACTTTATTCATAAGCTCATTCTTACTCGCAGATGAGCGACCCAATATTGTCGTCATCCTCGCAGATGATATGGGTTATACAGACATTGGCTGTTATGGTGGAGAAATAGAGACACCTAATCTCAACTCTTTGGCTAATGAAGGTTTGCGCTTCACTCAATTTTATAATACCGGACGTTGCTGCCCTACTCGTGCCTCTTTATTGACAGGACTTTATCCACATCAAGCTGGGATTGGACACATGATGAGCGATAGAGGAGTCGATGGCTACAGAGGTGATTTAAACAAAACTAGCGTCACTATTGCAGAAGTATTAAAACCCGCTGGATATAGTACTTATATGGTAGGGAAATGGCACGTTACTCCAGATCAAAAATCAGATAAAGAAGATATCCAATACAACTGGCCACTCAATCGTGGCTTTGATCGCTTCTATGGAACAATTCACGGGGCAGGAAGTTTCTTTGACCCCAATTCATTAACTAGAAACAATCGTTATATCACACCAGAAAATGACCCTGAATACCAGCCCGATACTTATTATTATACGGATGCAATTTCTGATAATGCGGTCAAATATATAAAACAACACGATCAGAAGAAGCCCTTTTTTATGTATGTGGCATATACGGCCGCTCATTGGCCTTTACATGCTTTACCTGAAGATATTGCCAAATATAATGATAAATATGATCAGGGTTATGAGCCCATACGTAAGGCTCGATATGAAAAAGCAAATGAACTCGGCGTTATTCCCCATACAGAATATACCGAAACTCTCGGCAATTGGAACAGTATTCCCGATAAACAATGGGAATCGGCACAGATGGAAGTTTATGCCGCCATGGTGGATCGCATGGATCAAGGAATTGGCAAAATTATCAATACTCTGAAAATGACTAATCAATTAGATAACACTCTCATTTTATTTATGCAGGATAATGGCGGATGCCAAGAGGCTTATGGCCGCAATCCAAAGGGTCCTCGTGTAGAAAGAAAGTTAAATAGCGGTCCAATGGCGAGAGATGAACATCAATACGATATGACCCCAAAAAAGAGTCGTGAAGGTTTCCCAATGCGCCGTGGACATGTCATGCCTGGACCTGCGGACACCGCAATCGGCTATGGACTGAATTGGGCGAATGTTTCTAATACACCCTTTCGTATGTATAAGCATTATGTTCATGAAGGTGGTATTTCTACTCCGCTTATTGCGCATTGGCCCAAAGGAATCACTGCAAAGAATGAACTACGTCATCAACCTAGCCATCTCATTGATATCATGAGTACCTGTGTCGAAGTCGCCAAAGCGGATTACCCGAAAGAATTTAATGATGAAAATATTACTCCAATGGAAGGCATGAGCTTAGTTCCCATCTTTGAAGGACAAGGACAAAGACGCCCTTACCTATTCTGGGAACACGAAGGAAATCGCGCCGTGCGCATAGGCGATTGGAAAATAGTTGCTAAAGGTCGCCATGGCCAAGAAAATGTGCCCTGGGAACTCTATAACTTGGCGAACGATCGCAGTGAAGTTCACAACCTAGCCAAAGCGAATCCTGAAAAGCTGGAGTCCATGATCAAATCCTGGACTAAACAGGCCGAGCGAACCCTCGTTACACCATGGCCAAAAAATCCTAAACAAAAGAAAGCCAAGAAAAAAAGCCAAAAAAAACTTTGA
- a CDS encoding LamG-like jellyroll fold domain-containing protein yields the protein MKDLELLIDKCLHGEANEEDKNELKKLIDESDEAFEFYLESLEQQSELKEWAQNQKPEKNKVKSFQFYKYALAVAALFVLAFVLFTPIVNKPNLVLSIHSVSTNYKLIRNGEMIENANRIKKGDQILVGLGGQVRIDIAQQDSQIHLMENSSVNFVNRDCNYINLQQGEIRAKLEKQKVPFIIKTNEGEAEIIGTEFSLSDKGETQLWVSSGKVKLNRGAKDSVFVGAGQRIDTELFKLEEKRGSHIIPEIHQGVEYFYYANPSETLTLDADMDLLSNGIRNDFSYLTGAYDGYVRASHTAHSYVSHKPFLMVLKSYYKSELTGPQIFRVSSLRATNLRINEKLYKLNENGEISVDLKKGLNLIELRTIGGLEKDTGETLVNIQKQDDKNPYASLSMENLFYTSSEALADLTDLELQEALTCDLPLSGDFLDKSTGLEAEVFGEPQFVMDDEMGTVMELNSSNTKDYLVHTRADELGLNGSYTVTCRIYFNELMRSNTHDDAIFSTEFKAPVEGNSTLVLLIRRAHPYLAHLANDSISSVVMQEKKWYDLAFRFDRNTQSIFVDGDLVMSSNKHSKLYSKEKLQIGRWTRNFLKGRICDIRIYNRALSLNNIAHLYD from the coding sequence ATGAAAGACCTAGAACTACTCATAGATAAATGCCTTCATGGAGAAGCCAATGAAGAAGACAAAAATGAACTTAAAAAACTCATAGATGAATCTGATGAGGCTTTTGAATTCTACCTGGAGTCATTAGAACAACAGAGTGAGCTTAAAGAGTGGGCTCAGAATCAAAAACCAGAAAAGAATAAAGTTAAATCTTTTCAATTTTATAAGTATGCTTTAGCTGTTGCAGCCTTATTCGTTTTAGCTTTTGTATTATTTACTCCAATAGTTAATAAACCAAATCTAGTTTTGAGTATTCACTCTGTGAGTACGAATTATAAGCTGATTCGCAATGGAGAAATGATTGAAAATGCCAATCGTATTAAAAAAGGTGATCAAATTCTTGTGGGCTTAGGTGGTCAAGTCCGCATCGATATAGCGCAACAAGATAGTCAAATTCACCTAATGGAAAATAGCAGTGTGAATTTTGTAAATCGCGACTGTAATTACATAAATCTTCAGCAAGGCGAAATTCGAGCAAAATTAGAAAAACAGAAAGTTCCCTTTATCATAAAAACGAATGAGGGAGAAGCCGAAATTATTGGCACAGAATTTTCTTTGTCCGACAAGGGCGAAACTCAATTGTGGGTGAGTAGCGGCAAAGTGAAGCTAAATCGCGGCGCAAAGGATTCGGTTTTTGTAGGAGCAGGTCAGAGAATAGATACTGAATTATTTAAGCTGGAAGAGAAAAGAGGGAGCCACATTATTCCCGAAATTCACCAAGGAGTCGAATATTTTTACTACGCCAATCCTAGTGAAACATTAACTCTTGATGCAGATATGGATCTATTATCCAATGGCATACGCAATGACTTTTCTTATTTAACAGGAGCCTACGATGGTTATGTGCGGGCATCACATACCGCGCATAGTTATGTCAGTCATAAACCTTTTTTGATGGTATTGAAATCTTACTATAAATCAGAGCTAACTGGACCTCAAATTTTTCGAGTCAGCAGTTTAAGAGCAACGAATTTACGTATCAATGAAAAGCTTTATAAACTTAATGAAAACGGAGAAATTAGCGTAGACCTTAAGAAAGGTTTAAATCTTATTGAGTTAAGAACCATAGGAGGCTTAGAAAAAGATACTGGTGAGACTTTAGTGAATATCCAAAAACAGGATGATAAAAATCCTTATGCGAGTTTAAGTATGGAAAATCTTTTTTATACATCAAGTGAAGCTTTAGCTGATTTGACAGATTTAGAACTTCAAGAAGCTTTGACTTGTGACTTGCCCTTAAGTGGAGACTTTTTAGATAAAAGTACTGGTTTAGAGGCTGAAGTATTTGGTGAACCTCAATTTGTGATGGATGATGAAATGGGCACCGTGATGGAATTAAATTCATCAAATACAAAAGATTATTTAGTCCATACTCGAGCTGATGAACTAGGTTTAAATGGTTCCTACACGGTGACTTGTCGTATTTACTTTAATGAATTAATGAGAAGTAATACACATGATGATGCTATTTTTAGTACGGAGTTTAAAGCTCCTGTAGAGGGCAATTCAACTTTAGTGCTGTTAATCAGACGAGCTCATCCTTACTTAGCTCATTTAGCAAATGACTCCATTTCTAGTGTGGTGATGCAAGAAAAGAAATGGTATGACTTAGCTTTTCGATTTGATCGCAATACTCAATCCATTTTTGTAGATGGTGATTTAGTAATGAGTTCCAACAAGCACAGTAAGCTCTACTCGAAAGAAAAACTTCAGATTGGTCGATGGACCAGAAATTTTTTAAAAGGGCGTATTTGCGATATTCGCATTTATAATCGCGCTCTTTCATTAAATAATATAGCTCACTTATATGACTGA
- a CDS encoding sodium:solute symporter family transporter: MALDLFLRGLNSAGTLFALDIYKGKINPKASEEKQVKVGREFSLIMAIIAMASAPLLMNAGGIFNYLQMANSIYMVIGL, translated from the coding sequence TTGGCCCTTGATCTTTTCCTTCGAGGGCTAAACTCAGCAGGTACACTCTTTGCTCTCGATATTTACAAAGGAAAAATAAACCCTAAGGCTAGCGAAGAAAAACAAGTGAAAGTCGGTAGGGAGTTCAGCTTAATCATGGCCATTATTGCTATGGCTTCAGCTCCACTATTAATGAACGCTGGCGGTATTTTTAACTATCTACAGATGGCTAATTCTATTTACATGGTTATTGGCCTATGA
- a CDS encoding sigma-70 family RNA polymerase sigma factor gives MKENTDFIRHFAPLQQQLLMYIRSLLPNLSDADDLLQEVAATAWNKFESFDNSKGEFKSWLFGIARNKVMHSKRRFLRAQNLLNEVQMQKAEEHFSTRKVNDLDERQNALQSCIEKLSHDQKQLLIARYHEKKKSYELGAILNRSAEQIRIQLFRLRKVLKSCVMENVEQ, from the coding sequence ATGAAAGAGAATACGGATTTTATTCGCCACTTTGCGCCGCTTCAGCAACAATTACTGATGTATATCAGATCACTACTACCCAACTTGAGTGATGCTGACGACTTACTTCAAGAAGTTGCTGCAACCGCATGGAATAAATTTGAAAGTTTTGATAATTCAAAAGGAGAGTTTAAATCTTGGTTATTTGGTATTGCTCGTAATAAAGTTATGCATTCCAAAAGAAGGTTTTTACGAGCTCAAAATTTACTTAATGAAGTACAAATGCAAAAAGCAGAAGAGCATTTTTCTACACGAAAAGTCAATGACTTAGATGAGCGTCAAAATGCATTGCAAAGCTGTATAGAAAAACTATCCCATGATCAGAAACAACTTTTGATTGCTCGTTATCATGAAAAGAAAAAAAGTTATGAGTTGGGAGCGATCCTCAATAGAAGTGCAGAGCAAATTCGTATCCAACTATTTCGCCTACGCAAAGTATTAAAGAGCTGTGTAATGGAGAATGTTGAACAATGA
- a CDS encoding TolC family protein, with the protein MKKLLNIYIITLVLFAIVSCTHQGAAKPWSQQNYTPHFSPPSDQIELNQSKTVAISANISLNKLKQIAALSNAGLKAAYLKWQSELLKVYAAGTLPDPQVSFTHYIDEVETRVGPQKQAISVMQKFPWFGKLDLKKAMQTHSARAAKESYEAIKLSLFKEIELLYFDFYYLQESLRIAEENKGLLASFEPIARNLIKTGKSSADLLKVQVELGKIQDQISGLKLRWTPLKSRLNEILNQAQSEAIDLIAHLPERLPLNEEKLMWQVKNNPQVKAYDYKSEALKNKVILARKNSYPDFSLGFKYIRTDDSDMDVDDNGKDPIMATFGFTLPINQRKYRTLEASANKELDSVRWSQLQHQRSLERRLSIAFFELEDNERVLKLYRDTLIPKNKQSLTITQQAYRNGKASFLDLIDIQRQLLAFQLMEQRSLSNIFKQEALIRELTSPSLDDKELN; encoded by the coding sequence ATGAAAAAACTTCTAAACATATACATTATCACACTTGTTCTATTCGCTATAGTATCTTGTACTCATCAAGGCGCTGCGAAACCTTGGTCACAACAAAATTATACTCCACACTTTTCCCCACCGTCAGATCAAATCGAATTGAATCAGTCCAAGACTGTTGCTATTTCGGCAAATATTAGCTTAAATAAATTAAAACAAATTGCTGCACTTAGTAACGCGGGGCTGAAGGCCGCTTACTTGAAATGGCAGTCTGAATTATTGAAGGTTTATGCTGCGGGAACACTTCCAGATCCTCAAGTAAGTTTCACTCATTATATAGATGAAGTTGAGACACGTGTTGGCCCTCAAAAGCAGGCAATATCAGTGATGCAGAAGTTTCCTTGGTTTGGGAAACTAGATTTAAAAAAGGCTATGCAGACGCATAGTGCACGAGCAGCTAAAGAATCTTATGAAGCGATTAAACTGAGCTTATTTAAAGAAATCGAGCTTTTGTATTTTGATTTTTATTACTTGCAGGAATCACTTCGGATTGCAGAGGAAAACAAAGGCCTCTTAGCTTCTTTCGAGCCCATTGCCCGCAATTTAATAAAAACGGGTAAAAGCAGTGCAGATCTCCTTAAAGTTCAAGTTGAGTTAGGCAAGATTCAAGATCAGATTTCTGGTTTGAAGTTGCGCTGGACCCCCCTAAAATCCCGCTTAAATGAGATACTTAACCAAGCACAGAGTGAAGCTATTGACCTTATCGCACACTTACCCGAGCGTTTGCCCTTAAATGAAGAGAAGCTGATGTGGCAAGTCAAAAACAATCCACAAGTCAAAGCCTACGATTATAAATCCGAGGCCTTGAAGAATAAAGTCATCTTGGCTAGAAAGAATTCATATCCTGATTTTTCACTAGGCTTTAAATATATTCGCACTGACGATTCAGATATGGATGTCGATGATAATGGCAAAGATCCCATCATGGCAACATTTGGTTTTACTCTGCCGATCAATCAGCGTAAATATAGAACTCTGGAAGCTTCTGCTAATAAAGAATTAGATAGTGTGCGTTGGAGCCAGTTACAGCATCAACGTTCACTCGAGCGGCGTCTTAGTATAGCTTTCTTTGAACTGGAAGATAATGAACGTGTTTTAAAGCTCTATCGAGACACCTTGATTCCTAAAAATAAACAATCGCTGACAATTACTCAACAAGCCTACCGCAATGGCAAGGCTAGCTTTTTAGACTTGATAGATATACAGCGACAGCTCTTAGCCTTTCAGCTCATGGAACAAAGATCGCTCAGTAATATTTTCAAGCAAGAAGCACTTATACGTGAACTCACTAGTCCGTCTCTTGATGACAAGGAGCTGAACTAA